A window of Calditerrivibrio sp. genomic DNA:
CTTTATCCCCTGATGCAGAGTAAAAAATATTACCTACAGAGCCATCTGAAAATTTTATTACAATTGTTACATTGTCATCATTTATCACTGTTTTATTATTGCCAGAAACTCTATCAGCAAAAACTGTTACAGGATAACTTTTTGTAAAATAGATCATCAAATCCACAAAATGACATATCTCTCCCACTATCCTACTACCACCTTCCTCTTCAGAGTGAACCCAATGATCACCTGGAACAAAACCAGCATTGATTCTATAATTGATCATCATCGGATCTTTTCTGCCTCTTAAATATTCAAATGCTTTGATTGCATGAGGAGAAAATCTTCTGTTATAGCCAACCAGAATAAAAGGTTTATCGCTCATATTGTTATAAACTTCATATATCTCATTTAATTCGTTTTCATCAATACAAATCGGTTTTTCTACAAAAATATGTTTATTGTTTTTCAAAGATTCAATAACCATTTTAGCGTGTAATCTATGAGGAGTTAAGATCACCACAGAATTTATCTCATGATTTTCTAATATCTCCAGATAATTAGTTGTAATGTTTAAAAAACCATATTTTTTAGCAATGTGATCGGCATTTATACCGTTTGAGGTTGATACTGTGTGTAGCATAATATCATTAACCTTAGATAATGCAGGGATCAAAAGAGCCTTACCAAAAAGCCCAGCACCAATGACACCTACAACTGGTTTTTTGCAGTAACATGTTGATGATATTTGAAAATTATGACTCAAAATATCTTTGGCTATTGGATTTTCTTCACTGTTAAGAGATATTTTTTGATCAGAAGAATTATCAGTTTCATCATACGTCAAGACTACCCCTATATAAGGGCCACCTTTGTTATTTAGCATATTCTCATAAATCTCTAATGCACCAGTTATTGGTACCCTATGGGTAATTAACGGTCTTAACAATATTTTTTTCTCTGAAACTAACCTAAGAAATTCTTCGAGATTCCTGTTTTCTGTCCATCTCACATAACCAATTGGATAATCTATCCCCTTATTTTCATACATGGGATCGAGACTACCAGCTCCACCAGCTTTGGATACTATTATCTCCACCTCTTTATGCCACATTTCATTTCTATTTGGATGGATATCTGCTACCCCCACCAAAACAACCCTACCTCTAAAACGAGCAATCTCCACTGCAAGATGAACAGG
This region includes:
- a CDS encoding bi-domain-containing oxidoreductase → MKQLIQNYRTGQIELVDVPSPNCGAGAILIKNVTSLVSIGTEKSIIELGKKSLLGKAKARPDLVKRFLDKAKKEGFLKTFQEALGRLDNPTPLGYSSSGVVVEVGRNIHKFSPGDRVACIGAGYASHAEYITVPENLCCRIPDNVSFEEASFGMLGIIAMHGIRCANLTFGERVAVVGLGLLGLITVQILRAYGCVVIGFDVDANKVDMANKMGIDQATTDVETFKNIADKYTSGFGVDAVIITAATKSDEPVHLAVEIARFRGRVVLVGVADIHPNRNEMWHKEVEIIVSKAGGAGSLDPMYENKGIDYPIGYVRWTENRNLEEFLRLVSEKKILLRPLITHRVPITGALEIYENMLNNKGGPYIGVVLTYDETDNSSDQKISLNSEENPIAKDILSHNFQISSTCYCKKPVVGVIGAGLFGKALLIPALSKVNDIMLHTVSTSNGINADHIAKKYGFLNITTNYLEILENHEINSVVILTPHRLHAKMVIESLKNNKHIFVEKPICIDENELNEIYEVYNNMSDKPFILVGYNRRFSPHAIKAFEYLRGRKDPMMINYRINAGFVPGDHWVHSEEEGGSRIVGEICHFVDLMIYFTKSYPVTVFADRVSGNNKTVINDDNVTIVIKFSDGSVGNIFYSASGDKAFSRERVEIYSEGKTIVVQDFKETQVWLGGKTKRFKTMNQEMGYKEELYHFFKVITGKENPAMSFEEIFYSTLAVFKIRDALSKERIVKV